The genomic region AGTCGGTGACGCGAGTGGGATCATCGTCGGCTAGTTTTTCCAGCAGAATGGTTTGTTGTTTGCCGATGATCGCACGCATGCTGGATGCAGCCTGCAGGCTCTGCAAATTGGCGCGCACGGCCCGTTCGTTGACGACCGAAATGCCGAGTACACCCGCCAGCCCGAGAATCAGGCCGAGCACAGCCACCAGCAGCACGGCGCCGTAACTGAGCAGCAGACGATCACGAACTTTCATTTCAGTTTTTCACTTGCCCGCTTTGTTCAAACTGCTTGCGCTTGCGATACAACGTAGAGGCATCAATACCAAGTTGTTTGGCGGCGGCCTCAACTGTTGCGCTGCTGTTGACCACAGCCAGAATGTGGGCTTTTTCCAGCTCAGCCAATGACACGTTGTCGCCGGCACGCGGCAGCGTGTTCTCTTGCGTCTGTTCACCGAGATGCAAATGATGCGCCGCGATTGCCGTTTGCGGACAGGTGATCGCCGCGCGCTCGATGACATTGCGCAGCTCACGAATATTGCCGGGCCAACGATAGTCCTGCAGCGCCTGCAAAGCGTCGTCGTGAAACTGTTCGGCCGGACACTGATAACGCTGATGAAACTCTCGCAGGAAGACATTGGCGAACACCGGAATATCGTCCCGACGTTCGGCCAGCGACGGCATCGTCAGCGTGATGACATTCAGCCGGTACAGCAAATCCTCGCGGAATTCTCCTAGCTTGACCATCGCCGACAAGTCGCGATTGGTGGCGGCAATGATCCGGACATCCGCGGTACGGGTAACCGGGTCACCAAGTCGTTCGTATTCCTTGTCCTGAATGAAGCGCAACAGTTTCGGTTGCATGGCGAGTGGAAACTCTCCGATCTCATCGAGAAACAGCGTGCCGCCATCCGCCTGATTGACCCGGCCAAGAGAACTTTCGTGGGCGCCGGTAAAGGCACCGCGTTTGTGGCCGAACAACTCACGTTCCAATAAATCGGCGCTCAACGAAGGGCAGTTGACGGTGGCAAAGGCGTGTTCGGCACGCGGACTCCAGTGATGAATCGCCCGCGCCAACACATTCTTGCCGGTGCCGCTGGCACCGAGAACCAATACGCTGGCATCGGTACCGGCAACGTGTTTGGCCTGCTCAATCACTCGTTGCATGGCCGGACTTTCACCAAATGATTTGACTACGTGGTCGGCGCCGATATCGCGTTCCAGTTCATCAACACGCGAACGCAGCTTGGCTGCTTCCGATTGGGTCGCTGCTGCATGCAGCAATTGCTCCGGTCCGCACGGTTTCACCAGATAATCATGGGCACCGGCGCGCATTGCTTTGACGGCGGAATCGACTGACGAGTGGGCGGTGATGATGACGGTGCGCACCCAAGGTGCGTTGGCCTGCAACAACGGCAGCAACGACAGGCCCGAATCATTGCCGAGGCGCAAATCGAGAAAGCACAGCTGAAACACCTGCTGCTCCAGCAGCACCTTTGCTTCATCAAGTGTCGCGGCGCTGAGCACTTCATAGCCGGCATCTTCCAGACAGAAACGAAAGGTTTTGCGAATCGCCGGCTCATCATCGACCAGCAATACCCGAATCGGTTTCCGCTCCGCATGTTGAGTCATGTTGCCTCCTGGCGAGCAAATCAATTCCGTTCTGAAGATTCGTGCAATTTGCAGGAAATGCAAGCAGTGGCCGTGCAAATTGCAAGGCAAATCCCGAAAAAACTGCCGATTCAGGCCGATTCGCGTGCATTGGGAGATGGCACGGTATTTGAAATATCCACTACTGAGTTCAAAGCAACGGTCCAACGGCGCCGCTGTGCGCCGACAGACATAAGGAGAGTCACATGCTCTATTACGCCATTGCCTTTTTAATCATTGCGTTGATCGCTGGCGTGCTGGGATTCGGTGGAATTGCCGGCGCTGCCGTCGGAATTGCAAAGATTTTGTTTTTCATTTTTCTCGCGCTGTTCGTACTGGCTTTGCTGTTTGGTCGCAAGCCAAGAGTGTGAACTTGAGCGAAACCCATTTTTTGGAAGCAAAGGAGAAATCGTATGAATATGCAACGTA from Permianibacter aggregans harbors:
- a CDS encoding DUF1328 domain-containing protein, which produces MLYYAIAFLIIALIAGVLGFGGIAGAAVGIAKILFFIFLALFVLALLFGRKPRV
- a CDS encoding sigma-54-dependent transcriptional regulator → MTQHAERKPIRVLLVDDEPAIRKTFRFCLEDAGYEVLSAATLDEAKVLLEQQVFQLCFLDLRLGNDSGLSLLPLLQANAPWVRTVIITAHSSVDSAVKAMRAGAHDYLVKPCGPEQLLHAAATQSEAAKLRSRVDELERDIGADHVVKSFGESPAMQRVIEQAKHVAGTDASVLVLGASGTGKNVLARAIHHWSPRAEHAFATVNCPSLSADLLERELFGHKRGAFTGAHESSLGRVNQADGGTLFLDEIGEFPLAMQPKLLRFIQDKEYERLGDPVTRTADVRIIAATNRDLSAMVKLGEFREDLLYRLNVITLTMPSLAERRDDIPVFANVFLREFHQRYQCPAEQFHDDALQALQDYRWPGNIRELRNVIERAAITCPQTAIAAHHLHLGEQTQENTLPRAGDNVSLAELEKAHILAVVNSSATVEAAAKQLGIDASTLYRKRKQFEQSGQVKN